The following proteins come from a genomic window of Micromonospora echinofusca:
- a CDS encoding acyl-CoA thioesterase has translation MSDRFVYHCTLRWSDLDAYGHINNSRFLTLYEEARVALMFAGGRAWGVGSFADGVVISRHEIDYLRPVEYALGRATAEAAPTVRIELWVEEIRGASFTVAYELFDGDVLASRARSVLVPFDLTRQRPRRITPEERTFLLTYAPQEPAA, from the coding sequence ATGAGTGATCGTTTCGTGTACCACTGCACCCTGCGGTGGTCCGACCTGGACGCGTACGGCCACATCAACAACTCGCGCTTCCTCACCCTCTACGAGGAGGCGCGGGTGGCGTTGATGTTCGCCGGCGGCCGGGCGTGGGGGGTGGGCTCGTTCGCCGACGGTGTCGTGATCAGCCGGCACGAGATCGACTACCTGCGCCCGGTCGAGTACGCCCTCGGCCGGGCCACCGCCGAGGCCGCCCCCACGGTGCGCATCGAGCTGTGGGTGGAGGAGATCCGGGGCGCGTCCTTCACCGTCGCCTACGAGCTCTTCGACGGTGACGTGCTGGCCAGCCGCGCCCGCTCGGTGCTGGTGCCGTTCGACCTGACCCGGCAGCGGCCCCGGCGGATCACGCCGGAGGAGCGGACGTTCCTGCTCACGTACGCGCCGCAGGAGCCGGCGGCGTGA
- a CDS encoding type III secretion system chaperone family protein: MPWWSWRPGPANGGGDPERRSGVTVESTVRVGPPTPRQPGDDCPPTERAVIADMPATVEPVTLRRVCDALDMLDVRYLADGDGNLLAMWERHAVLVTLEGPEDEILVMRARPHATVPPDWADRAYRVVNEWNHTRRFCKAYIGDPTERGQLPIYAELQVPFGAGAHDALLVEMLDCGAAVATSFVDWLHDEGALL, translated from the coding sequence ATGCCGTGGTGGTCATGGCGCCCCGGTCCCGCCAATGGCGGCGGCGACCCGGAAAGGCGGAGCGGGGTCACAGTGGAGAGCACCGTCCGGGTCGGACCACCGACCCCGCGTCAGCCGGGAGACGACTGCCCACCGACGGAGCGAGCCGTGATCGCGGACATGCCCGCGACGGTCGAGCCGGTCACCCTGCGCCGCGTCTGCGACGCACTCGACATGCTCGACGTGCGCTACCTGGCCGACGGCGACGGCAACCTGCTGGCCATGTGGGAGCGGCACGCCGTGCTGGTCACCCTGGAGGGCCCCGAGGACGAGATCCTGGTGATGCGGGCCCGTCCACACGCGACGGTGCCGCCGGACTGGGCCGACCGCGCCTACCGGGTGGTCAACGAGTGGAACCACACCCGCCGCTTCTGCAAGGCCTACATCGGCGACCCGACCGAGCGCGGCCAGCTGCCGATCTACGCGGAGTTGCAGGTGCCGTTCGGCGCCGGTGCGCACGACGCGCTGCTGGTCGAGATGCTCGACTGCGGCGCGGCGGTCGCCACCAGCTTCGTGGACTGGCTGCACGACGAGGGCGCCCTGCTCTGA
- a CDS encoding MFS transporter, translating to MEATVPDERPSPEGPATFREVFANREYGAVFTASALSWIGDYIAKAAVTLLVYEETRSVALSAAAFAVSYLPWLVGGPLLATLAERHRYRQVMVICDLVRMLLMVCIAIPGMPVAMILALLFATTLANPPSQAAKSALIPLILTGDRLVVGLSMISSVGQAAQVVGYLAGAAIAAFDPTAALLVNAATFALSAALVRFGVTDRPTAMTAAHRSHLLRETAQGFQIVFGTPVLRAIAVLVFAAMLFSVVPEGLAAAWASEHAGRLDAGAAQAIIMAANPVGFILGGLIVSRAFGPDRRLSLMRPLAVLSPLALVPALLDPPPLVVALLAAACGFAVAGMLPVANGLFVRALPDGFRARAFGVMATGVQVIQGLAVLVTGLLAERFSIPVVVGVWSAVGVLLMTLAALHWPSRSTIDAAIEAAQQPGASAPRQAGPGTPGRHGEESAGGPAGRWAVAPARRDGSGTR from the coding sequence ATGGAGGCGACGGTGCCTGACGAGCGACCATCCCCGGAAGGTCCGGCTACCTTCCGCGAGGTGTTCGCCAATCGCGAGTACGGCGCCGTCTTCACAGCGAGCGCTCTCTCCTGGATCGGCGACTACATCGCCAAGGCCGCGGTCACCCTGCTGGTCTACGAGGAGACCCGGTCCGTCGCGCTCTCCGCCGCCGCCTTCGCGGTGAGCTACCTGCCCTGGCTGGTCGGCGGCCCCCTGCTCGCCACGCTCGCGGAGCGGCACCGCTACCGGCAGGTCATGGTGATCTGCGATCTCGTCCGGATGCTGCTGATGGTGTGCATCGCCATCCCCGGCATGCCCGTCGCGATGATCCTGGCCCTGCTCTTCGCCACGACCCTGGCCAATCCACCGAGCCAGGCCGCCAAGTCGGCGCTGATCCCGCTGATCCTCACCGGGGACCGCCTGGTGGTCGGCCTGTCGATGATCAGCAGCGTCGGCCAGGCCGCGCAGGTCGTCGGCTACCTGGCGGGCGCGGCCATCGCCGCGTTCGATCCGACCGCCGCGCTCCTGGTGAACGCGGCGACCTTCGCCCTGTCGGCCGCGCTGGTGCGCTTCGGCGTGACCGACAGGCCGACGGCGATGACCGCCGCGCACCGCAGCCACCTGCTGCGGGAGACCGCGCAGGGCTTCCAGATCGTGTTCGGCACCCCGGTGCTGCGGGCCATCGCCGTGCTGGTCTTCGCGGCCATGCTCTTCTCCGTCGTGCCGGAGGGCCTCGCCGCCGCCTGGGCGAGCGAGCACGCCGGCCGGTTGGACGCCGGGGCCGCCCAGGCCATCATCATGGCCGCGAACCCCGTCGGCTTCATCCTCGGCGGGCTGATCGTCAGCCGGGCGTTCGGGCCGGACCGCCGGCTGAGTCTGATGCGGCCGTTGGCGGTGCTCTCGCCGCTGGCCCTGGTGCCCGCCCTGCTCGACCCGCCGCCGCTGGTGGTGGCGCTGCTCGCCGCCGCCTGCGGGTTCGCCGTCGCCGGCATGCTGCCGGTGGCCAACGGGCTCTTCGTCCGGGCCCTGCCCGACGGTTTCCGGGCCCGCGCCTTCGGCGTGATGGCGACCGGCGTCCAGGTCATCCAGGGCCTGGCCGTCCTGGTGACCGGGTTGCTGGCCGAGCGGTTCTCCATCCCGGTCGTGGTCGGGGTGTGGAGCGCGGTCGGGGTGCTGCTGATGACGCTCGCCGCCCTGCACTGGCCGAGCCGCTCGACGATCGACGCGGCCATCGAGGCGGCCCAGCAGCCGGGCGCGTCCGCCCCCCGGCAGGCGGGCCCTGGCACGCCGGGCCGGCACGGGGAGGAATCGGCCGGCGGGCCGGCGGGTCGCTGGGCGGTCGCCCCGGCACGGCGGGACGGCAGCGGCACACGGTGA
- a CDS encoding mechanosensitive ion channel family protein has product MTVASLTLPALPAVEAPDPAPSPTCLDDALCKSVYDMTGSVWFAEGSYWILLKPLRIVMILLLAVAARWLVHRTIRRLVRTTTDAGVPTMLRPLRERIPTAAVDPGEFVPERRRQRAEAIGSVLRSLSTAFIFGIALLMILKEFSFDLAPLLASAGIAGVALGFGAQSLVKDLIAGLFMLIEDQYGVGDTVDLGEATGVVESVGLRVTTVRDGRGVLWYIRNGEIVRVGNKSQGWALVVVDLPIGFAGTEEATAVLRTAAASVAMDPDLAPEIVEAPEVLGVEQMTVDGAVIRTVVKTSADGQFAVGRELRRRLAEALENSGITAKIAAARLYPGIPVRAPGETGQGGAT; this is encoded by the coding sequence GTGACCGTTGCCAGCCTGACGCTGCCCGCCCTGCCCGCCGTCGAGGCGCCGGACCCGGCTCCGTCGCCGACCTGCCTGGACGACGCCCTCTGCAAGAGCGTCTACGACATGACCGGCTCGGTGTGGTTCGCCGAGGGCAGCTACTGGATCCTGCTCAAGCCGCTGCGGATCGTGATGATCCTGCTGCTGGCGGTCGCCGCCCGGTGGCTGGTGCACCGGACGATCCGCCGGCTGGTGCGGACGACCACCGACGCCGGCGTACCGACCATGCTGCGTCCGCTGCGCGAGCGGATCCCCACCGCCGCCGTCGACCCCGGCGAGTTCGTGCCGGAGCGACGCCGGCAGCGGGCCGAGGCGATCGGGTCGGTGCTGCGCAGCCTGAGCACCGCGTTCATCTTCGGCATCGCGCTGCTGATGATCCTCAAGGAGTTCAGCTTCGACCTGGCCCCGCTGCTGGCCAGCGCCGGCATCGCGGGCGTGGCCCTGGGCTTCGGCGCGCAGAGCCTGGTCAAGGACCTGATCGCCGGCCTGTTCATGCTGATCGAGGACCAGTACGGCGTCGGCGACACCGTGGACCTCGGCGAGGCGACCGGCGTGGTGGAGTCGGTGGGGCTACGGGTCACCACCGTGCGCGACGGGCGGGGCGTGCTCTGGTACATCCGCAACGGCGAGATCGTCCGGGTGGGCAACAAGAGCCAGGGCTGGGCCCTGGTGGTGGTCGACCTGCCGATCGGCTTCGCCGGCACGGAGGAGGCCACGGCCGTGCTGCGGACCGCCGCCGCGTCGGTGGCGATGGACCCCGACCTGGCGCCGGAGATCGTCGAGGCGCCGGAGGTGCTGGGCGTCGAGCAGATGACGGTCGACGGCGCGGTGATCCGTACGGTCGTGAAGACGAGCGCCGACGGGCAGTTCGCCGTCGGCCGGGAGTTGCGCCGCCGGCTCGCCGAGGCGCTGGAGAACTCCGGTATCACCGCGAAGATCGCCGCCGCCCGGCTCTACCCCGGCATCCCGGTCCGCGCCCCCGGCGAGACCGGGCAGGGGGGCGCGACCTGA
- a CDS encoding alpha/beta hydrolase, whose product MTASTFVFVPGAGSNSFTWAPMQRELALRGHRSLAVDLPGHGFGATFPAAYQAPQDLAALATTPSAMAGIGHADNVAHVLDVVRRVREHGPVILVGHSRGGLTLTGVANAAPELVDRLVYISAWCCAADTPAGYQASAENASSALNDVGGLLAANPMELGALRFNWRTADPALLAILREAVLADGTDDEFHGYLNTLEPDESLDAGEERADPGTWGRVPRTYVRLTADRAMPIALQDRFIADADALTPDNPFDVRSLDVSHAAVLVHPEETAALLSSLVRV is encoded by the coding sequence ATGACAGCTTCCACCTTCGTCTTCGTGCCCGGTGCCGGCAGCAACTCGTTCACCTGGGCGCCAATGCAGCGGGAGCTGGCCCTGCGCGGGCACCGCTCGCTGGCCGTCGACCTGCCCGGGCACGGCTTCGGCGCGACGTTCCCGGCGGCGTACCAGGCACCGCAGGACCTCGCCGCCCTGGCGACCACGCCGAGCGCGATGGCCGGCATCGGCCACGCCGACAACGTGGCGCACGTCCTGGACGTCGTGCGGCGGGTACGCGAGCACGGGCCCGTCATCCTGGTCGGGCACAGCCGGGGCGGGCTCACCCTGACCGGCGTCGCGAACGCCGCCCCCGAGCTGGTGGACCGCCTGGTCTACATCTCGGCGTGGTGCTGCGCCGCCGACACCCCGGCCGGCTACCAGGCCTCGGCGGAGAACGCGTCGAGCGCCCTGAACGACGTCGGCGGCCTGCTCGCCGCGAACCCGATGGAACTGGGCGCGCTGCGGTTCAACTGGCGCACGGCCGACCCGGCGCTGCTCGCCATCCTCCGGGAGGCGGTCCTGGCCGACGGCACCGACGACGAGTTCCACGGCTACCTCAACACCCTGGAGCCGGACGAGAGCCTGGACGCCGGCGAGGAGCGGGCCGACCCCGGGACCTGGGGGCGCGTCCCCCGCACCTACGTGCGGCTCACCGCCGACCGGGCGATGCCGATCGCGCTCCAGGACCGGTTCATCGCCGACGCCGACGCGCTCACCCCGGACAACCCGTTCGACGTGCGGTCCCTCGACGTCAGCCACGCCGCCGTGCTGGTCCACCCCGAGGAGACCGCGGCACTGCTGTCCTCCCTGGTGCGGGTCTGA
- a CDS encoding HNH endonuclease, with the protein MPDIRPTVGSGALVLNATYEPLCVVSVRRAAILVLSAKAICVADGDGILHSAHDALPVPSVVRLTRFVRVPYRTHVGLSRRAIFARDGWRCAYCRGPAETIDHVFPRSRGGRHAWENVVAACARCNHTKGDKTPAELGWRLHALPAAPRGTAWRVLGHRAPDPRWADWLDLREPEAA; encoded by the coding sequence ATGCCTGACATACGACCCACGGTGGGCTCCGGTGCGCTGGTCCTCAACGCCACCTACGAGCCGCTGTGCGTCGTGTCGGTGCGTCGCGCCGCCATTCTCGTGCTCTCCGCCAAGGCGATCTGCGTCGCCGACGGGGACGGCATCCTGCACAGCGCCCACGACGCGCTGCCGGTGCCGTCGGTCGTCCGGCTCACCCGCTTCGTGCGGGTGCCCTACCGCACCCACGTCGGGCTCTCCCGCCGCGCCATCTTCGCCCGCGACGGTTGGCGGTGCGCCTACTGCCGGGGGCCCGCCGAGACCATCGACCACGTCTTCCCCCGCAGCCGGGGCGGCCGGCACGCCTGGGAGAACGTCGTGGCCGCCTGCGCCCGGTGCAACCACACCAAGGGCGACAAGACCCCCGCCGAGCTGGGCTGGCGGCTGCACGCGCTGCCGGCGGCCCCGAGGGGCACGGCCTGGCGGGTGCTCGGGCACCGGGCGCCGGACCCCCGCTGGGCCGACTGGCTCGACCTGCGCGAGCCCGAGGCCGCCTGA
- a CDS encoding class F sortase: MAGSQRRTRRSGPDRVRATTRRALRVSRQAAAATARRLRRVAGEAVSASVATTDPAAGPLPARPRYRRIPAGGRLASGRGPGLPVLVIATLMALIVTMLGVERIAGVSVLPERFLAGLRPAPKKFPVLPASRPVGIAIDPIDVRAPVHAVGIAPDGSIAVPDAARAQEAGWYDQGPTPGQYGPSVIVGHVDTSTGPAVFHKLRDLRDGDRIEVARQDRSVAVFEVDSVERFGKDRLPVDEVFGDFSRPRLRLITCGGRWVGGETGYADNVVVFASLVRARTA, encoded by the coding sequence ATGGCCGGCTCCCAGAGGCGTACCAGGCGATCGGGTCCGGACCGGGTCCGGGCGACCACCCGACGGGCGCTGCGGGTGTCCCGCCAGGCGGCGGCCGCGACGGCCCGCCGGCTGCGCCGGGTGGCCGGGGAGGCGGTGTCGGCGAGCGTCGCCACCACCGACCCGGCCGCCGGTCCGCTGCCCGCCCGACCCCGCTACCGCCGGATTCCGGCCGGCGGGCGGCTGGCTTCCGGCCGGGGGCCGGGCCTGCCGGTCCTGGTGATCGCCACGCTCATGGCGCTCATCGTCACCATGCTCGGGGTGGAGCGGATCGCGGGCGTGAGCGTGCTGCCGGAGCGGTTCCTCGCCGGGCTGCGGCCCGCGCCGAAGAAGTTCCCGGTGCTGCCCGCCAGCCGGCCCGTCGGCATCGCCATCGACCCGATCGACGTCCGGGCACCCGTGCACGCGGTGGGCATCGCACCGGACGGCAGCATCGCGGTGCCCGACGCCGCCCGCGCCCAGGAGGCCGGCTGGTACGACCAGGGCCCGACCCCCGGACAGTACGGGCCCTCGGTGATCGTTGGACACGTCGACACCAGCACCGGGCCGGCGGTCTTCCACAAGCTGCGGGACCTGCGGGACGGCGACCGCATCGAGGTGGCCCGGCAGGACCGTTCGGTGGCGGTCTTCGAGGTGGACTCCGTCGAACGCTTCGGCAAGGACCGGCTGCCGGTGGACGAGGTCTTCGGGGACTTCAGCCGCCCCCGGCTGCGCCTGATCACCTGCGGCGGGCGCTGGGTGGGCGGCGAGACCGGGTACGCCGACAACGTGGTGGTCTTCGCGTCCCTGGTCCGGGCCCGTACGGCGTGA
- a CDS encoding Lrp/AsnC family transcriptional regulator, protein MDDMDWALLRELQADARLSFSELSRRVHLSPPAVAERVRRLEESGVITGYHAHVDLTRAGRTVVALIRMSCYGSRCILHDPDVAGWPEILEIHRITGDACSMLKVAAGSIDDFEAVIDRLAPYGQPSSTMVLSTPLQWQPVTPVPPADRPR, encoded by the coding sequence ATGGACGACATGGACTGGGCGCTGCTGCGGGAACTGCAGGCCGACGCGCGGCTCTCCTTCAGCGAACTCTCCCGCCGGGTGCACCTGTCGCCGCCGGCCGTGGCCGAGCGGGTTCGCCGGCTGGAGGAGTCGGGCGTGATCACCGGCTACCACGCCCACGTCGACCTGACCCGGGCCGGCCGCACCGTGGTCGCACTGATCCGGATGTCCTGCTACGGGTCGCGGTGCATCCTGCACGACCCGGACGTGGCGGGGTGGCCCGAGATCCTGGAGATCCACCGCATCACCGGCGACGCGTGCAGCATGCTCAAGGTGGCCGCCGGGTCGATCGACGACTTCGAGGCGGTCATCGACCGGCTCGCCCCGTACGGCCAGCCGTCCAGCACGATGGTGCTCTCCACTCCGCTCCAGTGGCAGCCCGTGACCCCCGTGCCTCCCGCCGACCGGCCCCGCTGA
- a CDS encoding tryptophan 2,3-dioxygenase, with protein sequence MEQTELRAPVQAAVRPATPRQRAARAARNGGEPTLEFAERVPYDAYVHASTLHRLQQPLSDDPGEMSFLMVSQIMELYFGLTCHELRETQRLLRADRVWDALAPLRRAALHLEGLNAAWNGLRWMTPADFNRFRNLLGEGSGFQSAMYRHLEFLLGLRDETLIRPFRRQTEVHAELRATLAAPSLWDDVLALLARHGHDLPGDLLDREFTAEHQPHAAVEAAWVRIYAEPGPENHLRMLGEALTEVAEQFGDWRQHHVKAVQRTMGAKVGSGGSAGLAWLQRSMARVVFPELWSARTAM encoded by the coding sequence GTGGAGCAGACGGAGCTGCGGGCACCCGTCCAGGCGGCGGTGCGCCCGGCGACCCCGCGGCAGCGCGCCGCCCGCGCCGCCCGCAACGGCGGCGAACCGACGCTGGAGTTCGCCGAGCGGGTGCCGTACGACGCGTACGTGCACGCCAGCACGCTGCACCGGTTGCAGCAGCCGCTGAGCGACGACCCCGGCGAGATGTCCTTCCTGATGGTCAGCCAGATCATGGAGCTGTACTTCGGGCTGACCTGCCACGAGCTGCGCGAGACGCAGCGGCTGCTGCGGGCCGACCGGGTGTGGGACGCGCTGGCCCCGCTGCGCCGCGCCGCGCTGCACCTGGAAGGGCTGAACGCGGCCTGGAACGGGCTGCGCTGGATGACCCCGGCCGACTTCAACCGGTTCCGCAACCTGCTGGGCGAGGGCTCCGGCTTCCAATCGGCGATGTACCGCCACCTGGAGTTCCTGCTCGGCCTCCGCGACGAGACGCTGATCCGGCCGTTCCGGCGACAGACCGAGGTGCACGCCGAGCTGCGCGCCACCCTGGCGGCGCCGAGCCTCTGGGACGACGTGCTCGCCCTGCTGGCCCGGCACGGCCACGACCTGCCGGGCGACCTGCTCGACCGGGAGTTCACCGCCGAGCACCAGCCGCACGCCGCCGTCGAGGCGGCCTGGGTACGGATCTACGCCGAGCCCGGCCCGGAGAACCACCTGCGGATGCTGGGCGAGGCGCTGACCGAGGTGGCCGAGCAGTTCGGCGACTGGCGGCAGCACCACGTCAAGGCCGTGCAGCGCACAATGGGCGCCAAGGTCGGCAGCGGCGGCTCCGCCGGACTGGCGTGGTTGCAGCGCAGCATGGCCCGGGTGGTCTTCCCCGAGCTGTGGTCGGCCCGGACAGCGATGTGA
- the kynU gene encoding kynureninase: MNTGAPESFGLADGEAEARRLDAADPGHRHLFHVPPADGGRHPEAAYLAGNSLGLQPRATRDELAADLAAWSRLGVEGHLEGERPWLPYHELLTAPAARLVGATPAEVVVMNSLTVNLHLLMVSFYRPAGARTRIVIEDSTFPSDSYAVRSQARFHGLDPDTTVVRLRPRAGEDTLRTEDVTAFLAAEGDTVALVLLGGVNYLTGELMDIPAITAAGRAAGAVVGWDLAHAAGNVPLALHDWDVDFAAWCSYKYLNSGPGALAGVFVHERHLGDADLPRFEGWWSTEAATRFEMTPVSRPPATVEAWQISNPPIFAMGPVRTSLELFDAVGMPALRERSLRLTGYLAGLFDEVTANRPLTVVTPREPERRGCQLSVRIGAGSAAELAKRLRHEHGVIADAREPDIIRFAPVPLYSTFHDCWRAAEALAATVAEVNR, from the coding sequence ATGAACACCGGAGCACCTGAGTCGTTCGGGCTCGCCGACGGCGAGGCCGAGGCACGCCGCCTCGACGCCGCCGATCCCGGGCACCGTCACCTGTTCCACGTGCCGCCGGCCGACGGCGGCCGGCACCCCGAGGCCGCCTACCTGGCCGGCAACTCCCTCGGCCTGCAACCCCGGGCCACCCGCGACGAACTCGCCGCCGACCTGGCCGCGTGGAGCCGGCTCGGCGTCGAGGGCCACCTGGAGGGCGAGCGCCCCTGGCTGCCGTACCACGAGCTGCTGACGGCGCCGGCCGCGCGACTGGTCGGCGCCACCCCGGCGGAGGTCGTGGTGATGAACTCCCTGACCGTCAACCTGCACCTGCTGATGGTCAGCTTCTACCGGCCGGCCGGGGCGCGCACCAGGATCGTCATCGAGGACAGCACCTTCCCCTCGGACAGCTACGCCGTGCGCAGCCAGGCCCGCTTCCACGGCCTCGACCCGGACACCACGGTCGTCCGGCTGCGGCCACGAGCCGGCGAGGACACCCTGCGCACCGAGGACGTGACCGCCTTCCTGGCCGCCGAGGGCGACACGGTGGCGCTGGTGCTGCTCGGCGGGGTCAACTACCTCACCGGCGAGCTGATGGACATCCCGGCGATCACGGCCGCCGGCCGCGCGGCGGGGGCCGTGGTCGGCTGGGACCTGGCGCACGCCGCCGGCAACGTCCCGCTCGCGCTGCACGACTGGGACGTCGACTTCGCCGCCTGGTGTTCCTACAAGTACCTGAACTCCGGTCCCGGCGCGCTGGCCGGGGTCTTCGTGCACGAGCGGCACCTCGGCGACGCCGACCTGCCCCGCTTCGAGGGCTGGTGGAGCACCGAGGCGGCCACCCGGTTCGAGATGACCCCGGTCTCCCGGCCGCCGGCCACCGTGGAGGCCTGGCAGATCTCCAACCCGCCGATCTTCGCGATGGGCCCGGTACGGACCTCGCTGGAGCTCTTCGACGCCGTCGGGATGCCCGCGCTGCGCGAGCGCAGCCTCCGGCTCACCGGCTACCTGGCGGGGCTGTTCGACGAGGTGACCGCGAACCGCCCGCTGACCGTGGTCACCCCGCGCGAGCCGGAGCGGCGCGGCTGCCAGCTCTCGGTGCGCATCGGCGCCGGCAGCGCGGCCGAGCTGGCCAAGAGGCTGCGGCACGAGCACGGGGTGATCGCCGACGCCCGGGAGCCGGACATCATCCGGTTCGCCCCGGTGCCGCTCTATTCCACGTTCCACGACTGCTGGCGGGCCGCCGAGGCGCTGGCGGCCACGGTGGCGGAGGTGAACCGATGA
- a CDS encoding FAD-dependent oxidoreductase — protein MTETEERNEIAVVGAGLAGCLLACFLARRGYPVALYERRPDPRTGTAERGRSINLALSERGLDALRRIGLDEQVLADGLPMRGRMIHPVDGEAQFQSYSASGDRAINSISRGALNNALLDAATSLPGVRVAFDHRLVGLDATSGEMTFETPQGTVAAAASVVLGADGAGSAVRGQLLAYGLLTESVDFLDYGYKELTIPPLGGEFALDPQALHIWPRGTSMMIALPNPDRSFTCTLFWPTHGTASFASLGSPAAIERHFAEHYPDLPPLAPGLVDDYQHNPVGVLGTVRCTPWQAYGKVGLLGDAAHAIVPFYGQGANCAFEDVVELDRCLDECADDWSEALPLFQQRRQENAEAIAQMALANFVEMRDKVASPLFQAGRKVEHALERLLPGRYVSRYELVSFSTTPYAQVRRRVRRQHRMLGAVAAGAAALLAGAVGLTISRGRRR, from the coding sequence ATGACCGAGACCGAGGAACGCAACGAGATCGCGGTGGTGGGCGCGGGCCTGGCCGGCTGCCTGCTGGCCTGCTTCCTGGCCCGGCGCGGCTACCCGGTGGCGCTCTACGAGCGGCGGCCCGACCCGCGTACCGGCACCGCCGAGCGGGGCCGCTCCATCAACCTGGCGCTCTCCGAGCGGGGCCTGGACGCGCTGCGCCGCATCGGGCTCGACGAGCAGGTGCTGGCGGACGGGCTGCCGATGCGCGGCCGGATGATCCACCCCGTGGACGGCGAGGCACAGTTCCAGTCGTACAGCGCCTCCGGCGACCGGGCGATCAACTCGATCAGCCGGGGCGCGCTGAACAACGCGCTGCTGGACGCGGCCACCAGCCTGCCGGGGGTGCGGGTCGCCTTCGACCACCGGCTCGTCGGGCTCGATGCGACCAGCGGCGAGATGACCTTCGAGACCCCGCAGGGCACGGTCGCGGCCGCCGCGTCGGTCGTGCTCGGCGCCGACGGCGCCGGCTCCGCGGTGCGCGGGCAGTTGCTGGCGTACGGGCTGCTGACCGAGAGCGTGGACTTCCTCGACTACGGCTACAAGGAGCTGACGATTCCGCCGCTGGGCGGGGAGTTCGCCCTCGACCCGCAGGCGCTGCACATCTGGCCGCGCGGCACCTCGATGATGATCGCGCTGCCCAACCCGGACCGCTCGTTCACCTGCACGCTCTTCTGGCCCACCCACGGCACCGCCAGCTTCGCCTCGCTGGGCAGCCCGGCGGCCATCGAGCGGCACTTCGCCGAGCACTACCCGGACCTGCCCCCGCTCGCCCCGGGCCTCGTCGACGACTACCAGCACAACCCGGTGGGCGTGCTCGGCACCGTCCGCTGCACCCCGTGGCAGGCGTACGGGAAGGTGGGCCTGCTCGGCGACGCGGCGCACGCCATCGTCCCGTTCTACGGCCAGGGCGCGAACTGCGCCTTCGAGGACGTGGTCGAGCTGGACCGCTGCCTGGACGAGTGCGCCGACGACTGGTCGGAGGCGCTGCCGCTGTTCCAGCAGCGACGGCAGGAGAACGCCGAGGCCATCGCGCAGATGGCGTTGGCGAACTTCGTGGAGATGCGGGACAAGGTCGCCTCGCCGCTGTTCCAGGCCGGCCGCAAGGTCGAGCACGCGCTGGAGCGGCTGCTGCCGGGCCGGTACGTCTCCCGCTACGAGCTGGTGTCCTTCTCGACCACCCCGTACGCCCAGGTGCGTCGCCGGGTCCGCCGCCAGCACCGGATGCTCGGGGCGGTGGCCGCCGGTGCGGCCGCGCTGCTGGCCGGGGCGGTCGGCCTCACGATCAGCCGAGGGAGGCGTCGATGA